CGGCAGAGGTGTGCAGGATGGCGGCTGCGATCGCGAGGCTCTCGTCATCGCCGAAGGGGCTGAGCTGGATGTCGAGCAGCCCATGCTTCCAGGCATCCAAGGGGATTCGGCTCGCCTCGGTGCGCTGCTGGCACAGGATCATGACCTTGGCGGAACCCGCCTGCTGACCCAAGGCCTGCAAGAAGGCCTTGAACCATTCGAGCGACGCCTCGTCCGCCCACTGCAAATCCTCGAGCGAGAGCAAGAGGGGCCCCGCATCGGCGAGGCGCAGCAGGACGCCGTTGAGGGCCGCCAGGGCCGCGTTACGGCGCTGCTCCTGCGACAGGGAGGCGAGCTCGGCGTCGGTGGGCTCCAGCCCCAGGAAGGCCCCCAGACGATCGGCGAGGCGATCGCCCTCGTCCGGAGCGATGCGCATGCACCATTCACCCAGGCGTCGGCGAAGCTCGGCGGTCGAGGTGGTCGGCGGCGCATCCAGCCAGTAGTGGATCAGGTTGGTGACCAGGCCGAACGACGCGGTGCTGGTGTAAGACTGGCAGCGCGCCCGGATGGTGGTCGGAGCGGGCGTGCAGCGCTGCTGCACGAACTGGGAGACCAGGCGTGACTTGCCCATCCCCGCCTCGCCGTTGACCACCACGAGCTGGGCCTTGCCTTCGCTCGCGTCATGCCAGGCCTGAGCCAGCTGCTCGATCTCGTGCCGACGGCCGACGAAGGCGCCGCGCTCGCGGCCGCTCTCGGCCTTGTGACGAGGGGCGACCACCTCGTAGGCCTCGACCGGGGCGCTGCGGCCCTTGACGGTCACGGAGGGCATGGCCTGGAATTCGAAAGCGCTCGACGCCAAACGATAGGTCTCGTGGCTGACCAGCGCCTTGCCGGGACGGGCCGCGGCCTCCATGTTCTGCGCGAGGTTGACCGTCTCGCCCATGACCGTGTAGTCGCGCTTCTGCTCGCCGCCGACCGCGCCGGCGACCACCAGGCCCGTGTGAATCCCGATCCGGACGCGCAGGGTGATGCCGGTGCGCTCTTCGAGCTTGGCGGCAAAGGCCTTGGCGGCCTCCTGCATCTCGTAGGCGGCATGTACCGCCCGCTCCGGGTCGTCCTCGTGAGCGATGGGGGCGCCGAAGAGGGCCATGATCGCATCGCCGATGTACTTGTCGACCACCCCGCCGAAGCGGTAGATGGGCTCGGTGAGCACCTCGAAGAACTGGTTGACGATCTCGGTGACTTGCTGCGGGTCGAGCTTCTCGCTCATGGCGGTGAAGCCCGACACGTCGGTGAAGAGCACCGTCACCACGCGGCGATCGCCCGCATTGGCAGTGGCCTGGGGCCGTGCTGCGCCGCTCAGCTGGACGCCGCATTGGGTGCAGAACTTGCTGTCGAGCCGGCAGAGGGCCTGGCAGGCGCCGCAGGGAATGCCGAGCTTCTTCCCGCACTGGGTACAGAACTTGGCGTCGGGCCTGACAGACGCCTCACAATGCGTACAGTTCAAGGTTTCGTGCCTCTTCGAGGGGGCGCAGACCCCGGGCTCGCAAGGACCGGCAGGCAGCTTCCGCCGGTGTCAGTATACCACGGGGGCAGTCGGGCCTAGCGCCCTCAATGGTCTAGGGATGGAAGAAGAAGGCGAGCCCCAGGATGCCGTAAGCAGCGAGCAGTTGCACCCCCTCGAACCAGTTGGACTCGCCGTCCTGAGCGATCATGTTCGCGATCGCGACCGCAATACCGATGGCGACCAGCTCAAAGGTGTTGAAGTGCAGGGTCAGGGGCTGACCGATGGCCCAGCCCGCGAGCACCAGGATCGGCGCGATCAAGAGCGCGATCTGCAGGCTCGACCCCACGGCGATCCCGAGCGACAGGTCCATCTTGTTCTTCATGGCGACGGTCACCGCCGTCAGGTGCTCGGCGGCGTTCCCGATGAGCGGGATCAAGATGACGCCGATGAAAAGCTCCGAGAGGCCCCACTTGTGGGTCACGGCCTCGATGGAGCCGACCAGGAACTCGCTCTCCATGGCGACCAGGGCGGTGGCCACCAGCAAGAGGGCGATCGCCTTGGGCTGGGAGAGGGTCGGCTCCTCGACGCCCTCGCCGTGGCTACTGCCGTCGTAGAGGTGCGAGTGGGTCTTTAGCGAGAAGACCAGGCTCAGGGCGTAGACGACCAAGAGAAGAATCGCCACCCAGTGCGATAGGTTCTGGACCCCCGGGGTCGCGAGCGTCACCGGCGAGGTGTAGACGAAGGCGGCCGGGATGAGGAGCGAGGCCACCGCGAGGGTCAGCATGGCCGCGTTGGCGCCTGCCACCGTGCGGTTGAAGCGCTGTTCCTTGTGTTTGAGGCCGCCCAGGAAGACCGAGAGGCCGAGGACCAGCAGGAGGTTGCCCAGGATCGAGCCCGTGATGGAGGCCTGGACCACCTGGATCAGCCCCTTCTGGAGGGCGATGAAAGCGATGATCAGCTCGACCGCGTTACCAAAGGTCGCATTCAAGAGGCCCCCGATGCCCTGACCCGCCTTCATGGCGATTTCTTCGGTCGCGTAGCCCATCAGCTTCGCGAGCGGCACGATGGCAAGGCAGCTGGTGATGAAGACGACGGTCGGATCCCAGTGCAGCAGCTCGGCAACGACGCTGATCGGGATGAAGACCAAGAGCAGGTAGAGATATTTCATGAAAGAAGCTCCGAACAGGGCGAAATGGGGCGAAAGAAAGCCCCCCCGTAGTCGGAGGGGCTTGTTTGAAAAGTGATGCTAGGCCTTGAAGCTCGCGAGCTCCTCGGCCATCAGGCGGTTGACCGCATCCGGCTTGGCGCGGCCCTGGGTCTGGCGCATGACCTGTCCGACCAGGTAGCCGATGACCTTGACCTTACCCGCCTGATACTCCGCCACCTGCGACGGATGGGCCGCGAGGACGGCGCGGATGGCCTCGACGATGGCGCTGTCGTCCGAGATCTGGGTCAGGCCCATCTCCTGAACGAGCGCCTCGGGATCCTTGCCCGACTTGAGCATCTCGCCGACCAGGGACTTCGCGATCTTGCCGCTGATCACGTCGGCGTCGATCAGCTCCACCAGCTTGCGCAGCTGGGCGGGCTTCACGGGCAGCTCCGCAAGCGCGAGCTTGTTGGCGTTGAGGTAGGCCGCCACGTCGCCCATCAGCCAGTTGGCGATGGCCTTGGGGTTGGGACTGCCCTCGATGGCCTCATCGAAGTAGCGCGCAAGGTCCAGGTTGTCCGTGAGCACCCCCGCGTCGTAGGCAGGAAGCCCCACGACCTCCTGGTAACGCGTCCGACGCGCGGCGGGCAGCTCGGGCAGCTTAGCCCGCACCCGCTCGACCACCTCGCGGGGAATCACGAGATCCGAGAGGTCCGGATCGGGGAAGTAGCGGTAATCGTGGGCCTCTTCCTTGGAACGCATGGAGAGGGTCACGCCCCGCTCCTCGCTCCAGGTGCGGGTCTCCTGCACGACGCGGCCGCCCTCGTCGAGGACCTTGGCCTGACGCTCGATCTCGTACTCCAGCGCCTTCTGGACCGCCCGGAACGAGTTCATGTTCTTGAGCTCGGTGCGGGTGCCGAAAGCCTCGGTGCCGACCGGGCGCAGCGACACGTTCACGTCGCAGCGCAGGGAGCCTTCCTCCATCTTGCCGTCGGTGATCCCGATGGTCACGAGGATGTTGCGCAGCTCCTGCATGTAAAGGCGCGCCTCTTCGGGGGTGCGCATGTCGGGATCCGACACGATCTCGCACAGGGGCACGCCCGCGCGGTTGAGATCGACCAGCGAGTAGGTCGAGCCCGAGAGGTTCGCCGCCCCCTGGTGGACCAGCTTGCCGGCGTCCTCCTCCATGTGGAGGCGGGTGATGCCGATGCGCTTGACGCCCTCCGAGGTCTCGATCTCGAGCCAGCCTTTCTCCACGATGGGCTTGTCGTACTGGGAGATCTGGTAGCCCTTGGGCAGGTCGGGATAGAAGTAATTCTTGCGATCAAACTTGGAGGTCTCGGCGATGTGGCCGTTGAGGGCGACGCCGGCGCGGATCGCGTACTCCAGCACCTTCCGGTTGAGCACCGGCAGGGCGCCGGGCAGGCCGAGACAGACAGGGCAAACGTGCGAGTTGGGCTCGCCACCGAACTTGGCCGGGCAACCGCAGAAGATCTTGGTTTCGGTGGAGAGCTCGACGTGGACCTCGAGGCCGATGACCGCTTCGTACTTGGACATTGGGAGCTTCTCCTACTTGGCCGCCAAGAGCTCGGGGCGCCGGGTGTGGAACGAGGTGGCCTGCTCGAAGGCGTAGGCCGCCCGGTAGAGCATCCCTTCGGAGAGGGCGGGACCCTGGAGCTGCAAGCCGATGGGCAGCCCCTTGCCGTCGAAGCCGCACGGGATCGAGAGGGCGGGAATGCCCGCGAGGTTCGCAAGCACGGTGGCAATGTCGCTCAGGTACATCTCGAGCGGATCGCTGGTCTTCTCGCCGAGCTTGAAGGCCGTCGAAGGGGTGGTCGGACCGATGATCAGGTCGTACTGAGCAAAGGCCCGGTCGTAATCCTCGCGGATCTTGGTGCGGACCTGCTGGGCCTTCTTGTAGTAAGCGTCGTAGTAGCCGCTCGAAAGGGCATAGGTCCCCAGCATGATCCGACGCTTGACCTCGGTCCCGAAGGCCTCGGCGCGGGTCCTGAGGTAGAGCTGCATGAGGTCCTCGGCCTCTTCGCGCACGGTGTACTTGACCCCGTCGTAGCGCGCGAGGTTCGAGCTGGCCTCGGCGGTCGCCACCAGGTAGTAGGCGGCAATGCCGTGCTTGCTCGTCGGCAGGCTGACGCTCTCGACCACCGCCCCGAGGCCCTCGAAGACCTTGGTGGCTGCCTCGACGGCCGAGCGGACCTCGGGCGAAGCCCCATCGCCCATCAGCTCGGAGATGACGCCGATGCGCATCCCCTTGACCTCGCCCGTCAGGTAGTTGGCGTAGATCTCTTCGGGCTGATCGATCGAGGTGGAGTCCAGGGGGTCGTG
This genomic window from bacterium contains:
- the gatA gene encoding Asp-tRNA(Asn)/Glu-tRNA(Gln) amidotransferase subunit GatA; this translates as MQLHDLTAAQLSERLRAREVSAVDVVNSAFARIDAVDQQIGAFLTVTRDEALAQAAAIDQARMAGEALHPLAGVPMGIKDNLNTKGVVTTCASRMLERYVPPYDATVVAKMREAGLISLGKLNMDEFAMGSSTENSAFKKTRNPWDLGTVPGGSSGGSAAAVAAGMVPLATGSDTGGSIRQPAAFCGIVGMKPTYGLVSRYGLVAFASSLDQVGPMTRDVRDNALMLGVLAGHDPLDSTSIDQPEEIYANYLTGEVKGMRIGVISELMGDGASPEVRSAVEAATKVFEGLGAVVESVSLPTSKHGIAAYYLVATAEASSNLARYDGVKYTVREEAEDLMQLYLRTRAEAFGTEVKRRIMLGTYALSSGYYDAYYKKAQQVRTKIREDYDRAFAQYDLIIGPTTPSTAFKLGEKTSDPLEMYLSDIATVLANLAGIPALSIPCGFDGKGLPIGLQLQGPALSEGMLYRAAYAFEQATSFHTRRPELLAAK
- the cax gene encoding calcium/proton exchanger, yielding MKYLYLLLVFIPISVVAELLHWDPTVVFITSCLAIVPLAKLMGYATEEIAMKAGQGIGGLLNATFGNAVELIIAFIALQKGLIQVVQASITGSILGNLLLVLGLSVFLGGLKHKEQRFNRTVAGANAAMLTLAVASLLIPAAFVYTSPVTLATPGVQNLSHWVAILLLVVYALSLVFSLKTHSHLYDGSSHGEGVEEPTLSQPKAIALLLVATALVAMESEFLVGSIEAVTHKWGLSELFIGVILIPLIGNAAEHLTAVTVAMKNKMDLSLGIAVGSSLQIALLIAPILVLAGWAIGQPLTLHFNTFELVAIGIAVAIANMIAQDGESNWFEGVQLLAAYGILGLAFFFHP
- the gatB gene encoding Asp-tRNA(Asn)/Glu-tRNA(Gln) amidotransferase subunit GatB; amino-acid sequence: MSKYEAVIGLEVHVELSTETKIFCGCPAKFGGEPNSHVCPVCLGLPGALPVLNRKVLEYAIRAGVALNGHIAETSKFDRKNYFYPDLPKGYQISQYDKPIVEKGWLEIETSEGVKRIGITRLHMEEDAGKLVHQGAANLSGSTYSLVDLNRAGVPLCEIVSDPDMRTPEEARLYMQELRNILVTIGITDGKMEEGSLRCDVNVSLRPVGTEAFGTRTELKNMNSFRAVQKALEYEIERQAKVLDEGGRVVQETRTWSEERGVTLSMRSKEEAHDYRYFPDPDLSDLVIPREVVERVRAKLPELPAARRTRYQEVVGLPAYDAGVLTDNLDLARYFDEAIEGSPNPKAIANWLMGDVAAYLNANKLALAELPVKPAQLRKLVELIDADVISGKIAKSLVGEMLKSGKDPEALVQEMGLTQISDDSAIVEAIRAVLAAHPSQVAEYQAGKVKVIGYLVGQVMRQTQGRAKPDAVNRLMAEELASFKA